The genomic region TGAACATCACGCGCACGTTCGGGGTGATGTAGTAGTTCAGGCCGAGGATGTACGAACTGACCTCGAGATCGGACACATCCTTGTTCTCGATGTTGTCGTAACGCGCGGTCAGCTCCCATGCGCCCGTGTCGCCCACCTTGGGCGAACCGAACACACCGTTGCCGGCCTTGTACGGCTTGTGCTCGCCGGTCAGGAACCAGCTGCCCATCACATACCAGCTCTCCACATCCTGGCTGGCGCCCAGCGGCGCGCCGAATTTGGCCTTGGCGTATTCGGACTGGAAGAACAGCGGGCCGAACGCACCGGCGAATTCCAGCCCGAACGAATCCACTGAATCGCCGCTGGCACCGGTGGTGGTGGCGATGGTCTGCGACGGACCGCGACGACCGGCGTAGGCGACCGCCGCCCGCATGTCTCCCGAACCCTTGTTGGCGTTCTCGTGACTGACAGACAGGCCAAGGTGCAACGTGTTGTCGTCGTCGTTGATCGGCGCGAAGGTCGCACGCGCCGCCGCGCCCATGCCTTCGTTGCGCGGACCGCTGGCGTTGCGGGTGTTGTACACGGTCGCACCGAAGGTGTAGTTGTCGCCTCCGGTCAGGTAACCCAGACCCTGCGCGAACTGGCGGCCGCCGTACAGGCCGCTGGCCGAGGAGAACGGGCGCTCCATCATCGTGATCTCGTTGGAGCTGGTCAGCTCCTCCATCGAGCGGTACGGCTTGAAGTGACCGATGGTCCACTTGCCGCCCAGGCCGCTTCTGGCAATGAACACGTCGCGGTAGCCGTCGGTGGTGCTGCCGGCCGAGAAGTCCTGCTCGACCTTGTAGTCCCAGCCCAGCGCCTTGCCGGACAGGGTCAGGCGGGTGCGGCGGAACTCGGTGGTGCCGGTGGTGCTGGCCTCGTCGCGGTCAAAGGCGTAGGCATCGAAATGGATGCGGCCGCCGAGCGAAGCCTCGTACTTCTTGTCCGCGGAGGTGACCTTGAAACCACCCTTGGTCTCGACCCTGGCCGAACCTGTGTTCAGCGTGTCCAGCTTCGCGGCGGTATCGATGTTGACGTCCGACTGGGCGTCGGTGCGGCTTTCCAGTTCGGTGACCTTGGCCTGCAGCGCCTCGATCTGGGCCTTGAGCTGGGCCAGTTCCTGATCGCTGGGGGCCGCGGCGGCCGAGAAGCTGGCGCTGCCAATGGCGACGGCGATGGCAGTTGTCAGGATGGAAGAACGCATGGAATCCGGCTCCATTGAATATGGTGAATACGGTGGGAGGTACTGGGCTGCTGTCCAGGGACAGCCGCACGATGGTCGAAGCACATATGAAGACGGCGCACAGCGTGCGAAACAAATCTGACAGGAAGATGTGGTTTACATGACACTTCAGTGACGCACCCGCACCACAGGCTGGTCGGAGCGGCCACCCGGTCACCGAACCGCCACATGACCGACGCGGGATTGAAACACGATGGCGATGCAATTCCCGCAGGAGCAGGCCCAGCCCCGGGCCGGTCCGTGTCATCACTCCAGGGAGCCATCCGTGTTCAAATCCTTCACCCTTCGCGCCGCCACCGTCGTGCTCGCCTCGGCCGCGGCCGTCAACGCGCATGCCGCCGACATCACCGGCGCCGGCGCCACCTTCATCTATCCACTGTTGTCCAGGTGGTCGGCAGACTACAACCAGGCCACCGGCCACAAGATCAACTATCAGTCGATCGGATCGGGCGGTGGCATCGCCCAGATCAAGGCCCGCACCGTGGACTTCGGCTCGTCCGATGCGCCGTTGAAGTCCACCGAACTGGCCAGGCACGGGTTGGCCCAGTTCCCATCGGCGATCGGCGGTGTGGTGCCGGTGGTCAACATCCAGGGCGTGCAGGCCGGTGCGATGAAGCTCGACGGCGAGGTCCTCGCCAACATCTTCCTCGGCAGGATCACCAAGTGGAACGACCCGGCCATCGTCGCGCTCAACGGCGGCATCGACCTGCCGGACATGAGGATCACCGTCGTCCACCGCTCCGACGGTTCGGGCACGACCTTCAACTTCGCCAACTATCTGTCCAAGGTCAGTCCGGAGTGGAAGACCCGGGTCGGCGAAGGCACCGCGCTCAACTGGCCGGCCGGCGTCGGCGGCAAGGGCAACGAGGGCGTGGCCGCCTACGTCAAGCAGATCAAGGGCGGCATCGGCTACGTCGAGCTGGCCTATGCACTGCAGAACAACCTGTCCTACCTGCGCATGAAGAACGCCGCCGGCAACTTCGTCCTGCCCAACAGCGAAAGCTTCGCCGCTGCCGCCGCCAGCGCGGAATGGACCACGGCCAGGGACTTCGACCTGGTCATGACCAATGCCCCGGGCGAAAACGCCTGGCCGATCGCCGCGACCAACTTCATCCTGATGTACAAGCAGCCCAAGGATGCCGCGCGCTCCAGGCACGCCAAGGACTTCTTCCGCTGGGCCTACAACAACGGCCGGACCCAGGCCGAGTCGCTGCACTACGTGCCGCTGCCGCCCGAGCTTGTCCAGCAGATCGAAGCCTACTGGGCCGAGAACATGAACTTCTGATCCGTACCCCCTTGCCACCTTCCGGAAAGCGGGCCCAGTGCCCGCTTTCTGCTTTCTGGAATGCCGGTGCCCGGGCAAGCCCGGCCAGGCCCCACGCCAGCAGCGCCAGCCCGGCGGCGGCCCGTGCGCCTGTCGGGCCTCTTCACTGACAAACATGAACGGGGCCGCGGTGTCATCGTGATGTAACAAAAACATCATTTCATAGGCACGCCCGCTGGCCGCATGGCCGGCACTACCCTCATGGAGTCCCGCATGAAAGTCACGCCGGCCCGTATCGCCGTCCTTTCCATTGCCATCGCATTGGCCACTGCCGCCTGCCAGCCAGGCAGCGACACCGCTGCGCCGACTGCCGGCACCGATGCCGCTCCGACCGCGGACGCCCCTGCCGCCCGCGACAAGATCAGTGTGGAGATCACCGGTGCCGGCGCGACCTTCATCTATCCGCTGCTGTCGAAGTGGTCCGACGACTACAACAAGGCTACCGGCGCCAAGATCAACTACCAGTCGATCGGTTCGGGCGGCGGCATCGCCCAGATCAAGGCCGGCACCGTCGACTTCGGCTCGTCCGACAAGCCGTTGCCGCCGGAAGAACTGGCCGAAGCCGGCCTGGCCCAGTTCCCGTCCGCGATTGGCGGCGTGGTGCCGGTGGTCAATCTAGAGGACATCGCGCCGGGCGAATTGCGCCTGACCGGCCCCTGATCGCCGACATCTACCTCGGCAAGGTCAGCAAGTGGAACGACCCGGCGATCGCCGGTATCAATCCCGGCCTGGCCCTGCCCGACGCCAAGATCACCGTCGTGCACCGCTCCGACGGTTCCGGCACCACCTTCAACTGGGTGAACTACCTGTCCAAGGTCAGCACCGAGTGGGAGAGCAAGGTCGGCGAAGGCACCTCAGTCAGCTGGCCGACCGGCGTCGGCGGCAAGGGCAACGAAGGCGTGGCCGCCTACGTGAAGCAGATCAAGGGCTCGATCGGCTATGTCGAACTGGCCTACGCCACCCAGAACGACATGGCCTACACCTCGATGCAGAACGCCGCCGGCAACTGGGTGCGCCCGAGCGCCGAAGCCTTCCAGGCCGCGGCGGCCAGTGCGGACTGGGCCAACTCCAGCGACTTCAGCCTCATCATCACCAATGCCGAGGGTGCGGATGCCTGGCCGGTCGCCGCCACCAACTTCATCCTGATGTACAAGGAGCCGAAGAACGCCAAGCGCTCGCAGGACGCGATCGACTTCTTCACCTGGGCGCTGGAGAACGGCGGCCCGCAGGCCGACGAGCTGCACTACGTGCCGCTGCCCAAGCCGCTGGTCGAGCAGATCGAGGCCTACTGGGCCGCCGAGATCAAGCTGTAAGCACGGGCATCCGCAACGCGCCGCCCCCTCGTCGGCGGCGCGTTGCGGACCAGCCCTCGCGATGGCGGCCGCGACCGCCGGCATGCACGACCTCTTCCCTACCCGGCTTCTGGCTTTCCGATGAACGCTACTACCCTGCCCACCACCGCAGCGAGCCAGCGCGACGCACGCGACCTGCGGGCCGATCGCGGTTTCCGCTGGCTGGTTACCGCCGCCGGCGTTTTCGTCCTGGTTTCACTTGGGGCGGCCGCGCTTTCGATGCTGTGGGGCGGGCGTGCAGCCTTCCAGAAGTTCGGCCTCGAATTCTTCTGGCGCGATGCCTGGAACCCGGTACTGCAGGATTTCGGCGCGCTGGTGCCGATCTACGGCACCCTGGTCACCTCACTGATCGCGATGTTGATCGCGGTACCGGTCAGCTTCGGTATCGCCATGTTCCTGACCGAGATCGCGCCCAAGTGGCTGCGCGGACCGGTCGGTGCCGCGATCGAGCTGCTGGCCGGCATTCCCTCGATCATCTACGGCATGTGGGGCCTGTTCGTGCTGGTGCCGTTCCTGGCCGAGCACGTCTACCCCTGGGTCAACGACAACATGGGCGAGCTGCCGCTGGTCGGCGCGCTGTTCTCCGGGCCGCCGCTGGGGCTGGGCATGGGTACGGCCGGCTTGGTGCTGGCGATCATGGTGATCCCGTTCATTTCCTCGGTGATGCGCGAGGTGTTCCTGACCGTGCCCGGACAGCTGAAGGAATCGGCCTATGCGCTGGGCTCGACCAAGACCGAAGTGGTCTGGGATGTGGTCCTGCCCTACACCCGCTCGGCGGTGATCGGCGGCATCTTCCTCGGGCTCGGGCGCGCGCTGGGTGAAACCATGGCGGTGACCTTCGTGCTCGGCAACGCGCACCGGCTCATCGTCTCCCTGCTCGAACCCGGCAACTCGATCGCAGCGACCATCGCCAACGAGTTCGCCGAGGCCGATTCGCCCATGTATCTGTCCTCGCTGATCGCACTCGGCTTCGTGCTGTTCATCGTGACCTTCGTGGTGCTCACGATCGCGCGCCTGATGCTGCGCCAGCTGGCCAGAAAGGAAGGCAACTGATGAGCGCCTCGCTGTACGGTATTCGCCGCGCCAAGAACATCATCGTCCAGACCCTGGCGATCGCAGCCACCGTTTTCGGCCTGTTCTGGCTGGTCTGGATCCTGATCACCACCCTGGGCAAGGGCATCGACTCGCTCAACCTGGCCCTGTTCACCCAGATGACGCCGCCGCCCGGCAGTTCCGGCGGCATGCTCAATGCCTTCTTCGGCAGTTTCGTGTTGAGCATGCTCGGCATCGCTTTCGGTGCGCCGATCGGTGTGCTGGCCGGCACCTACCTGGCCGAGTACTCCGCCACCAGCTGGATCGGGGGAACGGTGCGGTTCGTCAACGACATTCTGCTGTCGGCGCCGTCGATCGTGCTCGGCCTGTTCGTGTATACCCTGGTGGTGGCGCAGATGGGTCACTTCTCCGCGCTCGCCGGCGGCATCGCCCTGGCCTTCATCGTGCTGCCGGTGGTGGTGCGCACCACCGACGAGATGCTGCGCCTGGTCCCGACGCAGATGCGCGAAGCGGCACTGTCGCTCGGCGTCCCGCAGTGGAAGGTGATCGTGCAGGTGCTGTACCGCTCGTCGCTGCCCGGCATCGTGACCGGCATCCTGCTCGCCCTGGCCCGTATTTCCGGCGAAACGGCGCCGCTGCTGTTCACCGCGCTGAACAACCAGTACTGGACCAACGACATCATGTCGCCGATGGCGAACGTACCGGTGGTGATCTTCCAGTACGCCATGAGCCCGTACGAAAACTGGCATACCCTGGCCTGGGCCGGTGCCTTCATCCTGACCATGTTCGTCCTCGTCGTCAGCCTGCTGGCCCGCACCATCGTGCTACGCAACAAGTTGACCCATGACTGACCTTTCCCTGGATCCCGCCATGAACGACGTCGCCAGCGGCGCTCCCGCCCAGCGCATCAACACCGTGACCCCGGGTCGCGACACCCTGCCGCCCGCCCCGGTGAAGCTGGAGGCGCGCGGGCTGGACTTCCATTACGACAAGTTCCATGCGCTGAAGGGCATCAACCTTGAAGTTCCGGAGAAGCGCGTGACCGCGCTGATCGGACCCTCGGGCTGCGGCAAGTCGACCCTGTTGCGCGTGTTCAACCGGATCTACGCGCTGTATCCGAAGCTCGAAGCCAGGGGGGAAGTGCTGCTCGACGGCGAGAACATCCTGGCGCCGAAGTACCCGATGAACCGGCTGCGCAGCAAGGTCGGCATGGTGTTCCAGAAGCCGGTGCCGTTCCCGATGACGATCTACGAGAACGTCGCCTATGCCATCCGCCATCACGAGCGGCTGTCGAAGTCGGAGATGAACGACCGCGTCGAACAGGCATTGCGCCAGGGCGCGCTGTGGGACGAGGTCAAGGACAAGCTGAACCAGAGCGCGCTGGGGTTGTCCGGCGGCCAGCAGCAGCGTCTGTGCATCGCCCGCGCGGTCGCACTGCGTCCGGACGTGCTGCTGCTCGACGAGCCGACCTCGGCACTGGACCCGATCTCCACCAGCCGCATCGAGCAGCTGGTCGAGGAGCTCAAGCACGAGTACACCATCGTCATCGTCACCCACAACATGCAGCAGGCCGCGCGCGTGTCGGACTACACCGCCTTCATGTACCTGGGCGACCTGATCGAACACGGCGAGACCGAGCAGATCTTCTCGGCGCCGGGCAAGCAGCAGACCGAGGACTACATCACCGGTCGTTTCGGGTGAGACGAGCTGTTTGCGCGGCACTGCCGCGCAGCTCGCCGAACGCCCGGCCACGGATGGCCGGGCCGGGCGATCCGAAGCCACGACCACAACGCCATGGACGGCTGCGACCATCCGGGCAGGAACCACACCAGAGATGAGCACCGACATGCACGACCATATCGTCAAGAGCCACGATGAAGAGCACAAGCGCCTGCTCGACGAGACCCTGCGCATGGGCGAAATGGCCGCGTCGCAGCTGGAAGCCGCGCTCGACGTGGTCGAGCGGCGCGACGACAAGGCGGCCGAACGCATCATCGCCAACGACGAGGCGATCGACGCACTCGAGCAGGAAATCAGCCACGACGTGATGAAGCTGGCCCTGCGTGGTCCGCTGGCCCGCGATCTTCGCGAGATCCTGGCGGCGATCCGCATCGCTTCCGACATCGAGCGCATCGGCGACTACGCCGCCAACGTCGCCAAGCGCTCCACCGCGCTGAACCTGATGCCGGCCCTGCCCCATGTCGCCGGCCTGCACGCACTCGGCACGTTGGCGGTGAAGCAGGTCCGCGACGTGCTGGCCGCCTATCGCGACAGCGACATCGAGGCCGCCCAGCGCATCCGCGAGCGCGATGCCGAGATCGATGTCGCCTACACCGGTCTGTTCCGCGAACTGCTGACCTACATGATGGAGGACGCACGCAGCATCACCGCCTGCACCCATCTGCTGTTCATGGCCAAGAACATCGAACGCATCGGCGACCACGCAACCAACATCGCAGAGAACATCTGGTTCCTGGTCAGGGGCGAGGACGAACTGCCGCCGCGCGAGAAGCGCGACGATTCAAGCACCACGACCTCTCCCTGAGGTTCGGCGGGCGCCGCCGGTGCCCGTCATGGGGGCTCTGCACAGCCCACCCCCGACAGCCTCATCAGGACCTTGTCCTGATCCGCCGGGATCACGGGGCCGCTTGTACTTGCCCGGGCGACATGGGTGCGACCTTTCGCCGCGCCCTGCGTTCGCAATGAACGAAAAATGAACGCGCCTGAGACGTTGCCGGGCCCTACCGCGGCGGCAACACCTCCTGTGTAACCCTCATGCTCCGCCCTGCGTAAGCAGCAGGGTGTCGGCGGCCGGACCATCCGGCACCGGCCCGCATCCACTGGAGAGAGAGGAATCACGACATGAGCAGCAACAAGAAACCGGTCGCACTCGCGGTTGGCGCCGCCCTGCTGGGCAGCATGGCGATGTCCACGTCGGCCTTCGCAATGAGCGATCTGGCCGGCGGTTACATGCAGGCGGCCCAGCAGGCCCAGGATGCCGCCAAGAAAGCTTCCGAAGGCAAGTGTGGCGAAGGCAAATGCGGCGGCGACAAGACCGACGAGGAAGGCAAGTGCGGTGAAGGCAAGTGCGGTGGCGACAAGACCGACGAAGAAGGCAAGTGCGGTGAGGGCAAGTGCGGCGGCGACAAGACCGACGAGGAAGGCAAGTGTGGCGAGGGCAAGTGCGGCGGCATGGCGTAAACGCAAGCGTCCG from Lysobacter alkalisoli harbors:
- the pstB gene encoding phosphate ABC transporter ATP-binding protein PstB, producing MTDLSLDPAMNDVASGAPAQRINTVTPGRDTLPPAPVKLEARGLDFHYDKFHALKGINLEVPEKRVTALIGPSGCGKSTLLRVFNRIYALYPKLEARGEVLLDGENILAPKYPMNRLRSKVGMVFQKPVPFPMTIYENVAYAIRHHERLSKSEMNDRVEQALRQGALWDEVKDKLNQSALGLSGGQQQRLCIARAVALRPDVLLLDEPTSALDPISTSRIEQLVEELKHEYTIVIVTHNMQQAARVSDYTAFMYLGDLIEHGETEQIFSAPGKQQTEDYITGRFG
- a CDS encoding OprO/OprP family phosphate-selective porin; this encodes MRSSILTTAIAVAIGSASFSAAAAPSDQELAQLKAQIEALQAKVTELESRTDAQSDVNIDTAAKLDTLNTGSARVETKGGFKVTSADKKYEASLGGRIHFDAYAFDRDEASTTGTTEFRRTRLTLSGKALGWDYKVEQDFSAGSTTDGYRDVFIARSGLGGKWTIGHFKPYRSMEELTSSNEITMMERPFSSASGLYGGRQFAQGLGYLTGGDNYTFGATVYNTRNASGPRNEGMGAAARATFAPINDDDNTLHLGLSVSHENANKGSGDMRAAVAYAGRRGPSQTIATTTGASGDSVDSFGLEFAGAFGPLFFQSEYAKAKFGAPLGASQDVESWYVMGSWFLTGEHKPYKAGNGVFGSPKVGDTGAWELTARYDNIENKDVSDLEVSSYILGLNYYITPNVRVMFNYTKGDNEFTGDKTGQYAVRTQFSF
- a CDS encoding HvfA family oxazolone/thioamide-modified RiPP metallophore gives rise to the protein MSSNKKPVALAVGAALLGSMAMSTSAFAMSDLAGGYMQAAQQAQDAAKKASEGKCGEGKCGGDKTDEEGKCGEGKCGGDKTDEEGKCGEGKCGGDKTDEEGKCGEGKCGGMA
- the pstS gene encoding phosphate ABC transporter substrate-binding protein PstS; this encodes MQFPQEQAQPRAGPCHHSREPSVFKSFTLRAATVVLASAAAVNAHAADITGAGATFIYPLLSRWSADYNQATGHKINYQSIGSGGGIAQIKARTVDFGSSDAPLKSTELARHGLAQFPSAIGGVVPVVNIQGVQAGAMKLDGEVLANIFLGRITKWNDPAIVALNGGIDLPDMRITVVHRSDGSGTTFNFANYLSKVSPEWKTRVGEGTALNWPAGVGGKGNEGVAAYVKQIKGGIGYVELAYALQNNLSYLRMKNAAGNFVLPNSESFAAAAASAEWTTARDFDLVMTNAPGENAWPIAATNFILMYKQPKDAARSRHAKDFFRWAYNNGRTQAESLHYVPLPPELVQQIEAYWAENMNF
- the pstC gene encoding phosphate ABC transporter permease subunit PstC translates to MNATTLPTTAASQRDARDLRADRGFRWLVTAAGVFVLVSLGAAALSMLWGGRAAFQKFGLEFFWRDAWNPVLQDFGALVPIYGTLVTSLIAMLIAVPVSFGIAMFLTEIAPKWLRGPVGAAIELLAGIPSIIYGMWGLFVLVPFLAEHVYPWVNDNMGELPLVGALFSGPPLGLGMGTAGLVLAIMVIPFISSVMREVFLTVPGQLKESAYALGSTKTEVVWDVVLPYTRSAVIGGIFLGLGRALGETMAVTFVLGNAHRLIVSLLEPGNSIAATIANEFAEADSPMYLSSLIALGFVLFIVTFVVLTIARLMLRQLARKEGN
- the phoU gene encoding phosphate signaling complex protein PhoU — protein: MSTDMHDHIVKSHDEEHKRLLDETLRMGEMAASQLEAALDVVERRDDKAAERIIANDEAIDALEQEISHDVMKLALRGPLARDLREILAAIRIASDIERIGDYAANVAKRSTALNLMPALPHVAGLHALGTLAVKQVRDVLAAYRDSDIEAAQRIRERDAEIDVAYTGLFRELLTYMMEDARSITACTHLLFMAKNIERIGDHATNIAENIWFLVRGEDELPPREKRDDSSTTTSP
- the pstA gene encoding phosphate ABC transporter permease PstA: MSASLYGIRRAKNIIVQTLAIAATVFGLFWLVWILITTLGKGIDSLNLALFTQMTPPPGSSGGMLNAFFGSFVLSMLGIAFGAPIGVLAGTYLAEYSATSWIGGTVRFVNDILLSAPSIVLGLFVYTLVVAQMGHFSALAGGIALAFIVLPVVVRTTDEMLRLVPTQMREAALSLGVPQWKVIVQVLYRSSLPGIVTGILLALARISGETAPLLFTALNNQYWTNDIMSPMANVPVVIFQYAMSPYENWHTLAWAGAFILTMFVLVVSLLARTIVLRNKLTHD